From one Bacteroidota bacterium genomic stretch:
- the dtd gene encoding D-tyrosyl-tRNA(Tyr) deacylase: MRVVIQRVSEASVSIDKKVKAEIKKGLLILLGIENADSFEDIEWLCRKISQLRIFDDANGVMNLDVKEIGGEVIVVSQFTLHASTKKGNRPSYICAAKPDVAVPLYEQFVSQFEKEIGKKIQTGMFGAEMEVTLTNDGPVTIILDSKNKE; encoded by the coding sequence ATGAGAGTTGTAATACAAAGAGTTTCGGAGGCTTCGGTTAGCATTGATAAAAAGGTAAAGGCCGAAATTAAAAAAGGCTTATTGATTTTGCTGGGCATCGAAAATGCAGATTCATTTGAAGATATTGAATGGCTATGTCGCAAAATATCGCAATTGCGAATTTTTGATGATGCCAATGGAGTGATGAATCTGGATGTGAAAGAAATTGGCGGAGAAGTAATTGTAGTGAGTCAATTTACCTTGCATGCCAGCACCAAAAAAGGCAATCGTCCTTCTTATATTTGTGCTGCAAAACCTGATGTGGCTGTTCCACTTTACGAACAGTTTGTTAGTCAATTTGAAAAAGAAATTGGAAAAAAAATTCAAACCGGTATGTTTGGGGCCGAAATGGAAGTTACTTTGACAAATGATGGCCCTGTTACCATTATTCTAGATTCAAAGAATAAAGAATAA
- a CDS encoding pyridoxine 5'-phosphate synthase, with the protein MTKLSVNINKIATIRNARGGNYPNVLKAAIDCERFGAQGITVHPRPDERHIRYQDARDIKPKIGVEFNIEGNPVPKFIDLVLEVKPHQVTLVPDSPDAITSNAGWDTIKNESFLKEVISEFKRNGIRTSIFIETDEKMIRNALKTGADRIELYTESYADHFHKDRVAAIAPFIAAAKVANEIGLGINAGHDLDLHNLRYFAENIPGLLEVSIGHALISDALYLGLENTVQLYLRELKTWK; encoded by the coding sequence ATGACCAAACTCAGCGTTAATATCAATAAAATTGCCACCATCCGAAATGCCCGAGGTGGCAACTATCCCAATGTTTTAAAAGCGGCAATCGATTGCGAAAGATTCGGTGCTCAGGGAATCACGGTGCATCCGCGCCCCGACGAGCGACATATCCGCTATCAGGATGCAAGGGATATCAAACCTAAAATCGGGGTTGAATTTAACATTGAGGGAAACCCTGTTCCTAAATTTATTGATTTGGTATTGGAAGTAAAACCACATCAAGTTACTTTGGTTCCCGACTCTCCGGATGCAATCACTTCTAATGCCGGATGGGATACGATTAAAAATGAATCCTTCCTGAAAGAAGTGATTTCTGAATTCAAAAGAAATGGAATACGGACTTCCATTTTTATTGAAACAGATGAAAAAATGATCCGGAATGCATTGAAAACAGGTGCCGACAGAATAGAGTTATATACTGAAAGCTATGCCGACCATTTTCATAAAGATAGAGTTGCAGCCATTGCCCCATTTATTGCAGCCGCGAAAGTTGCCAACGAAATTGGTTTGGGTATCAATGCCGGTCACGATTTGGATTTACATAATCTTAGATATTTCGCAGAAAACATTCCCGGTTTATTGGAAGTTTCGATCGGCCACGCACTCATTAGTGATGCCTTGTACCTTGGGTTGGAAAACACGGTACAGTTGTATTTAAGGGAATTGAAAACATGGAAATAA
- a CDS encoding DUF393 domain-containing protein, which produces MNDMIVYFDDYCYLCSNTIQLLNWLDKGDKLTFIGLSNGISGKIPKDLLSMDSIIVFQNGQYFVKTSAIFQIIKYLGGFLRIFFIFKIIPVKQLDMLYDFVARSRYRMFGKRKSCYLPKKHK; this is translated from the coding sequence ATGAATGATATGATTGTATATTTTGATGATTATTGTTATTTATGTAGCAACACAATTCAACTTTTGAATTGGTTAGATAAAGGTGACAAACTAACATTTATCGGCTTGAGCAATGGCATTTCGGGGAAAATTCCAAAAGATTTATTGAGCATGGACAGTATTATCGTTTTTCAGAATGGTCAATATTTTGTTAAGACAAGTGCAATTTTCCAGATCATTAAATATCTGGGTGGCTTTTTAAGAATTTTTTTCATTTTTAAAATCATACCTGTTAAGCAATTGGATATGCTATATGATTTTGTTGCCCGATCACGTTATCGAATGTTTGGGAAACGAAAAAGCTGTTATCTTCCCAAAAAGCATAAATAA
- a CDS encoding alpha/beta fold hydrolase produces MKLFYRTFGEGPAVIILHGLFGISDNWVSFGKNLADQGYQVYIPDQRNHGQSPHSPVFNYLALTDDLNEFIEDQEIENPVIIGHSMGGKVCARFALENSELIKKVVIVDISLRAYPSRNSHAKIIDGMRRINFDMVNSRIEVDMLLTERIPDFRIRQFILKNLYWKEKDKLAWRINFEAICENLNELFDGIDTIDRFNKPALFIRGGLSDYILPEDYPAIKYNFPNAEIVTIENTSHWVHAEAPEKFTELVFDFLKKN; encoded by the coding sequence ATGAAATTATTTTATCGAACATTTGGCGAAGGTCCTGCTGTGATAATTCTTCATGGACTGTTTGGCATTTCCGATAATTGGGTAAGTTTTGGAAAAAACCTGGCAGATCAGGGTTATCAGGTTTACATTCCCGATCAACGAAATCACGGTCAATCGCCTCATAGTCCTGTTTTTAATTATCTGGCACTAACTGACGACCTTAACGAATTTATTGAAGATCAAGAAATAGAAAATCCGGTGATCATAGGCCATTCAATGGGTGGCAAAGTATGTGCCCGTTTTGCCCTTGAAAATTCGGAATTAATTAAAAAGGTGGTAATAGTAGATATCAGCCTTAGAGCTTATCCAAGCCGAAATTCCCATGCCAAAATTATTGATGGGATGCGCCGGATTAATTTCGACATGGTAAATTCGCGCATAGAGGTCGATATGTTGCTTACAGAGCGTATTCCCGATTTTCGGATCCGTCAATTTATTCTGAAAAATTTATACTGGAAAGAAAAAGATAAGCTCGCATGGAGAATTAATTTTGAGGCCATCTGTGAAAATTTAAATGAGCTTTTTGATGGGATCGATACCATTGACCGTTTTAATAAACCTGCCTTATTTATCAGGGGCGGATTATCGGATTATATCCTGCCCGAAGATTATCCAGCAATTAAATATAATTTCCCGAATGCTGAAATTGTAACTATTGAAAATACTTCGCATTGGGTCCATGCCGAAGCACCTGAAAAATTTACCGAATTGGTGTTTGATTTTTTAAAGAAAAACTGA
- a CDS encoding thioesterase family protein yields the protein MFDDIKVGLSFETEKIVSLQDSATNYGSGMVDVFATPAMIALMEKTALECVNHLLPVGYTTVGTELHIQHVKATPIGKKVNCKSIVTEVDRKKIIFEVSANDENGKIGFGIHTRFIIDQAEFMGKLQ from the coding sequence ATGTTTGATGATATAAAAGTTGGATTATCATTTGAAACAGAAAAAATAGTGAGCCTTCAAGATTCGGCTACTAACTATGGTTCGGGGATGGTTGATGTTTTTGCCACACCTGCTATGATTGCCTTAATGGAAAAAACTGCACTCGAATGTGTAAATCATCTTTTGCCTGTAGGATATACAACGGTGGGTACCGAACTTCATATTCAGCATGTAAAAGCAACCCCTATTGGGAAAAAAGTAAACTGTAAGTCAATCGTGACTGAAGTTGACCGTAAAAAAATTATTTTTGAGGTTAGCGCTAACGATGAAAATGGTAAAATTGGATTTGGAATTCATACCCGGTTTATTATCGATCAGGCCGAATTTATGGGGAAATTACAGTAA
- a CDS encoding PspC domain-containing protein: protein MENHRSGLYRSTNQHVIGGVAAGIADHMHTDPTIIRILFVVAALFGGGGVLIYLILWIALPTGITTYYNQPNNFNHMETENIDKGKNENFNPKQPWDKNKNDGSLIAGLILITLGLIFLAERFIPRVDFGDLWPIILLVAGIVMIKSGYDKTKNKT from the coding sequence ATGGAAAATCATCGTAGCGGATTATACCGAAGCACTAATCAGCATGTTATAGGTGGTGTTGCAGCAGGAATTGCTGACCACATGCACACCGATCCAACCATCATTAGAATACTATTTGTAGTTGCTGCACTATTTGGCGGTGGCGGTGTTCTGATTTATCTTATTTTATGGATTGCACTTCCAACCGGAATAACAACTTATTATAACCAACCAAATAATTTCAATCATATGGAAACAGAAAATATTGATAAGGGTAAAAATGAAAATTTCAACCCGAAACAGCCATGGGATAAAAACAAGAATGATGGTAGTTTAATTGCCGGATTAATTTTAATCACTTTAGGCTTGATTTTCTTAGCCGAAAGGTTTATTCCCCGCGTGGATTTTGGAGATTTATGGCCTATCATCCTGCTCGTTGCAGGTATAGTAATGATCAAATCCGGTTACGATAAAACAAAAAATAAAACATAA
- a CDS encoding NAD(P)/FAD-dependent oxidoreductase yields the protein MKKLLILGAGTGGTIMANKMRKVLERDEWDITIVDQFKMHYYQPGFLFIPFGMYKKNDVIKPKSDFFPIGLNVIYSKIDKIEPENNRVLLEEGVVLNYDYLIIATGTRTAPEETPGLKGDLWYKDIFDFYTIEGAVALADYFKTWKGGKLVVNIAELPFKCPVAPLEFVFFADAFFTERGLRDKVEITYVTPLPGAFTKPRATKMLGELLKDKNINIIPDFNIAEVDNVNKKIIDYAGVEVPFDCLVSVPTNMGDPMIERSGMGDELNFVPTDKYTLQSQKAENIFVIGDAANVPTSKAGSVVHFEADILQENLLCAIEGRPFTAKFDGHANCYIETGYGKGTLIDFNYDTEPLAGSFPFPGIGPFGLLKVTRMNHYGKLIFRWIYWHILLKGKEMPIDSEMQMAGKKL from the coding sequence TATTATGGCCAACAAAATGAGAAAAGTTCTTGAAAGGGATGAGTGGGATATCACGATTGTTGACCAGTTTAAGATGCATTATTATCAACCGGGATTTTTGTTTATTCCTTTTGGAATGTACAAAAAGAACGATGTAATTAAGCCTAAAAGTGATTTTTTCCCTATAGGATTGAATGTAATTTACAGCAAGATTGATAAAATCGAGCCGGAAAATAACAGGGTTTTACTTGAGGAAGGGGTAGTTTTAAATTACGATTATTTAATCATTGCCACAGGAACGCGAACAGCTCCTGAAGAAACTCCCGGTTTGAAAGGCGATTTGTGGTATAAGGATATTTTCGACTTTTATACCATTGAAGGAGCTGTTGCACTTGCAGATTATTTTAAAACTTGGAAAGGCGGCAAATTGGTTGTAAATATTGCTGAACTTCCTTTTAAATGCCCTGTAGCACCGCTCGAGTTTGTATTTTTTGCCGATGCTTTTTTTACAGAAAGGGGACTGCGTGACAAAGTAGAAATCACTTATGTTACTCCATTACCTGGTGCCTTTACTAAGCCAAGGGCTACCAAAATGTTGGGTGAACTTTTAAAGGATAAGAATATCAACATTATTCCTGATTTTAATATTGCAGAAGTTGATAATGTAAATAAAAAAATTATTGACTATGCAGGTGTTGAGGTACCTTTCGATTGTTTAGTTTCGGTACCAACCAATATGGGCGATCCGATGATCGAACGAAGCGGAATGGGGGACGAACTTAACTTTGTTCCTACCGATAAATATACCTTGCAATCGCAAAAAGCCGAAAATATATTCGTGATCGGTGATGCTGCAAATGTGCCGACTTCTAAGGCCGGATCAGTAGTTCACTTCGAAGCTGATATCCTTCAGGAAAATTTATTGTGTGCAATTGAAGGACGACCCTTTACTGCGAAATTCGACGGGCATGCAAATTGTTATATCGAAACCGGTTATGGAAAAGGGACCTTGATCGATTTTAATTATGATACTGAACCGCTTGCAGGATCATTCCCATTTCCGGGAATTGGACCATTCGGACTTCTGAAAGTTACGCGGATGAACCATTATGGCAAATTAATTTTCCGTTGGATTTATTGGCACATCCTTTTAAAAGGAAAAGAAATGCCTATCGATTCGGAGATGCAAATGGCAGGAAAAAAATTATAA
- a CDS encoding bacteriohemerythrin has protein sequence MFIFPWMDKYSVHVDSIDAQHQKLVELLNNLASAMSSGKGNLVLETTLNELIDYTLYHFGDEEIYFSRINYPQAEDHLLEHRKLIEKVSQFKLDFEAKKVGLSIELMRFLKEWLINHISGTDKQLGMMLNKAGIK, from the coding sequence ATGTTTATATTTCCCTGGATGGATAAATATTCTGTGCATGTTGATTCGATTGATGCGCAGCACCAGAAATTGGTAGAATTATTAAATAACCTTGCTTCCGCAATGTCGAGCGGCAAAGGAAATCTCGTTCTGGAAACTACCTTAAATGAATTGATAGATTATACTCTTTATCACTTTGGGGATGAAGAAATATATTTTTCTCGGATAAATTATCCTCAAGCTGAAGATCATCTTCTGGAACACCGTAAACTGATAGAAAAGGTATCACAATTTAAACTTGATTTTGAGGCAAAAAAAGTTGGGCTCAGCATTGAGTTAATGCGATTTTTAAAAGAGTGGCTTATTAACCACATTAGTGGAACAGATAAGCAATTAGGCATGATGTTAAATAAAGCAGGAATAAAATAA
- a CDS encoding peptide deformylase has product MSLKNILLLGDPRLYELSVAVKKEELDEIKYAIDILHRALMEYKEKYKAGRAIAAPQIGVMKRFIYVNIDKPIVIINPVLFDFSEEKIILWDDCFSFPNLFVKVERAKKVKMTFRDMNWEEYTWQLEDDLSELIQHEYDHLDGILATQRAIDNKSFKMIGS; this is encoded by the coding sequence ATGAGTTTGAAAAATATTTTACTTTTAGGGGATCCCAGATTGTATGAGCTATCAGTAGCTGTAAAAAAAGAAGAATTGGATGAAATTAAATACGCTATTGACATCCTACATAGGGCTTTAATGGAATACAAGGAAAAATACAAAGCCGGCAGGGCTATCGCAGCTCCGCAGATTGGGGTCATGAAACGGTTTATTTATGTCAATATTGATAAGCCAATTGTGATCATTAATCCGGTTTTATTCGATTTTAGTGAAGAAAAAATCATTCTTTGGGATGATTGTTTTTCATTCCCAAATCTATTTGTAAAAGTTGAACGGGCCAAAAAGGTAAAGATGACTTTTCGTGATATGAATTGGGAGGAATATACCTGGCAACTTGAAGATGATCTTTCGGAGCTTATTCAACATGAATACGACCACCTTGATGGTATTTTAGCTACACAAAGAGCTATAGATAATAAGTCGTTTAAAATGATTGGAAGCTAA
- a CDS encoding DsrE/DsrF/DrsH-like family protein, with amino-acid sequence MENKTETPLKKVCLICAKGSIEDVYATLVMGNGAVMEGIETKIFFTFFGLDAITKKQMKKLHTSTLGNPAMRMPGGLPFPSILGMLPGVEAGVSAMMKKQMEALDMPPVDEFLDMITAGGGEIYACKLAVEMFKLKKEDFNENVKDIITIGDFYGMCGGENTQVIFT; translated from the coding sequence ATGGAAAACAAAACTGAAACTCCATTAAAAAAAGTATGCCTTATTTGCGCAAAAGGAAGTATTGAAGATGTTTATGCAACCTTGGTGATGGGTAATGGCGCAGTAATGGAAGGCATTGAAACCAAAATTTTCTTTACTTTTTTCGGCCTTGATGCCATTACAAAAAAGCAAATGAAAAAATTGCATACCTCAACGCTTGGAAATCCTGCAATGCGAATGCCGGGTGGTTTGCCCTTCCCAAGCATTCTTGGGATGTTACCGGGTGTAGAAGCCGGTGTATCAGCAATGATGAAAAAGCAAATGGAAGCTTTGGATATGCCTCCGGTTGACGAATTTTTGGATATGATTACCGCAGGGGGCGGCGAAATTTATGCATGTAAATTAGCTGTTGAAATGTTCAAACTTAAAAAGGAAGATTTTAACGAAAACGTTAAGGATATCATCACCATTGGTGATTTTTACGGAATGTGTGGTGGTGAAAATACGCAGGTAATCTTTACCTAA
- a CDS encoding DUF1641 domain-containing protein produces the protein MTDIEIQSKFDDINRKLDMVLEEVLAQKQSRQTVEDLVTDVSLIGTDIFKATVVELDNAGIEVDGEALKQLAFKFIRNIDTFNELFGMLESANDLIKDVTPIIHQVGLDSIKKMNELEQKGYFEFIAELGRMIDNVVTHFGAEDVKKLSDNIVPMLELVKSLTQPEMLQAFTNGVNVYKSLNTENIPEYSLWKIMREINTPEMKKGMGFMITFLKNIVKENK, from the coding sequence ATGACAGACATAGAAATTCAATCAAAATTCGATGATATAAACAGGAAACTTGACATGGTTTTGGAAGAAGTTCTTGCTCAAAAGCAATCGCGCCAAACCGTTGAAGACCTTGTGACTGATGTTTCGCTAATTGGTACCGATATATTTAAAGCTACTGTTGTTGAACTCGACAATGCAGGAATAGAGGTTGACGGGGAGGCCCTGAAACAACTGGCATTTAAATTCATAAGAAATATAGATACCTTTAACGAACTATTCGGAATGCTTGAAAGCGCCAACGACTTGATCAAGGATGTAACGCCTATCATTCATCAGGTTGGGCTTGACAGTATTAAAAAAATGAATGAACTCGAACAAAAAGGATATTTTGAGTTTATTGCAGAACTTGGCCGAATGATCGATAATGTTGTTACCCATTTTGGTGCCGAGGATGTTAAAAAACTTTCAGACAATATCGTACCGATGCTCGAACTGGTTAAGAGCCTTACTCAGCCAGAAATGTTACAGGCATTTACGAATGGGGTAAACGTATATAAAAGCTTAAATACCGAAAACATTCCCGAATATTCGCTCTGGAAAATTATGAGAGAAATAAACACCCCGGAGATGAAAAAAGGAATGGGTTTCATGATTACATTCTTAAAAAATATAGTAAAAGAAAATAAATAA
- a CDS encoding TusE/DsrC/DsvC family sulfur relay protein, whose amino-acid sequence MATKTIAGVSVDVSGEGYMNDPSQWTKEIATEIAKEEGIDLTDKHFELINWIRTKVMSGEALTIRGIGKSGIVDIKEFYQLFPGAPLKKATKISGVPKPASCI is encoded by the coding sequence ATGGCAACAAAAACAATAGCAGGAGTATCTGTAGACGTATCAGGTGAAGGTTATATGAACGATCCATCACAATGGACAAAAGAAATAGCTACAGAAATTGCAAAAGAAGAAGGGATTGATTTAACCGATAAACATTTTGAATTAATCAATTGGATCAGAACCAAAGTAATGAGTGGCGAAGCCTTAACTATTCGTGGAATTGGGAAATCAGGCATTGTTGATATCAAAGAATTTTACCAATTATTCCCGGGCGCACCACTGAAAAAAGCAACCAAAATTTCGGGCGTACCAAAACCGGCTAGTTGTATCTAA
- a CDS encoding HAMP domain-containing histidine kinase, producing MTKISERLKKEFFRFIVVIASISMVGIMFTQLYWVKKAVDFKEEQFNNGVLIAMKTVVNQLLNDHTDSTLVMMKANPNCIVLKTKLTDIIDKNTLFKLVKTELDCLQINNNYEYGVYDRRTGIFLMGSYLNYEKEIMNSQHNVSLSCLCDSDQYFLGIYFPHQTSQILLNMIGWLMLSAFFIIIVIISFWYTVVSMFRQKRLSEMKSDFVNNMTHEFKTPISTISLASEMLLRPNVYESAEKTQKYASIIFDENTRLENQVERVLQISILDKGDMKIRPKEIDIHHIINKVVDHFKLGLKKRNGKIKIELNAKNPIILADRVHIVNVISNLLDNAKKYTDRNPEILISTKNAKDGILIDIQDNGIGISSENQKQIFKKLYRVPTGNIHNVKGFGIGLYYVKTMIEAHGGYIKINSELGKGSKFELYLPFVPITKEESYE from the coding sequence ATGACAAAAATTAGTGAACGATTGAAGAAAGAATTTTTCAGGTTCATTGTTGTCATTGCTTCAATTTCGATGGTTGGCATTATGTTTACTCAATTATATTGGGTGAAAAAAGCAGTTGATTTTAAGGAAGAACAATTTAATAATGGGGTACTCATTGCAATGAAAACGGTCGTTAATCAACTTTTAAATGACCATACCGACTCAACTTTAGTCATGATGAAAGCCAACCCCAATTGCATAGTGCTGAAGACTAAATTAACGGATATTATTGATAAAAATACGCTTTTTAAGCTAGTTAAAACTGAGCTTGATTGTTTGCAGATTAATAACAATTACGAGTATGGCGTTTACGATCGTAGGACCGGGATTTTTTTAATGGGTTCTTATTTGAATTATGAAAAGGAAATCATGAACTCACAACATAATGTATCATTGAGTTGTCTCTGTGATTCGGATCAGTATTTTCTGGGGATTTATTTTCCACACCAAACAAGCCAAATATTGCTTAATATGATTGGATGGCTAATGCTTTCGGCTTTCTTTATCATCATAGTCATCATCAGTTTTTGGTATACGGTAGTCAGTATGTTCAGGCAAAAGAGACTTTCAGAAATGAAATCGGATTTCGTAAACAATATGACCCATGAGTTTAAGACGCCAATTTCTACGATTTCGCTGGCAAGTGAAATGTTGTTAAGACCCAATGTTTATGAGTCGGCCGAGAAAACGCAGAAATATGCCAGTATTATTTTTGATGAAAATACGCGACTCGAGAATCAAGTTGAAAGGGTTTTGCAAATTTCAATACTGGATAAAGGAGATATGAAAATCAGGCCCAAAGAAATTGACATCCACCATATTATTAATAAGGTTGTGGATCATTTCAAATTAGGGTTAAAAAAGAGGAATGGGAAAATCAAGATTGAATTAAATGCCAAAAATCCAATTATTTTGGCCGATCGGGTTCATATAGTAAACGTAATTTCCAATTTGCTCGATAATGCCAAAAAATACACAGATCGCAATCCTGAGATATTGATATCTACAAAAAATGCCAAAGATGGAATACTGATTGATATTCAGGATAATGGCATCGGTATCAGTAGCGAAAACCAAAAACAGATATTTAAAAAACTCTATAGGGTTCCAACCGGAAACATTCATAATGTGAAAGGTTTTGGAATTGGCTTGTACTACGTGAAGACCATGATTGAGGCTCATGGCGGCTATATTAAAATTAATTCAGAATTAGGAAAGGGAAGTAAATTCGAACTTTACTTACCTTTTGTTCCAATTACTAAAGAGGAATCTTATGAGTGA
- the tatC gene encoding twin-arginine translocase subunit TatC, which yields MSFWEHLEELRWHIVRSVIAIVIFAIIAFLNREIIFDVVILAPKDSNFITNRILCQIADYLSISGLCIGEMSLKIINISMSGQFMTHMYISMIVGLVAAFPYVIYQIWSFINPALHSKEKKYSGGAVIASSLLFILGVLFSYFIIVPLTINFFGTYQVSDVVENSISLDSYISTVVSVTFAVGLVFELPILVYFLTKIGIITPSFMKKNRKYMLVILLIISAIITPPDVFSQILVVIPLYGLYELSISLSKRVYKKRVIEMED from the coding sequence ATGAGTTTCTGGGAGCATCTTGAAGAGCTTCGCTGGCACATCGTCAGGTCAGTAATTGCTATCGTGATTTTTGCCATTATAGCATTTCTAAATCGAGAAATAATATTTGATGTGGTCATTCTGGCCCCCAAGGATTCAAACTTTATTACCAATCGTATTCTCTGTCAAATTGCTGATTATCTATCAATCTCAGGACTATGTATCGGAGAAATGTCCTTAAAAATAATTAATATCAGCATGTCGGGACAGTTTATGACCCATATGTACATTTCGATGATCGTTGGTTTGGTTGCTGCATTCCCATACGTCATTTATCAAATCTGGAGTTTTATAAATCCGGCTCTGCATTCGAAAGAAAAAAAATACTCGGGTGGGGCTGTGATTGCAAGTTCCTTGCTTTTTATACTGGGCGTATTGTTCAGCTATTTCATAATAGTCCCATTAACGATTAACTTTTTTGGCACCTATCAGGTAAGTGATGTTGTTGAAAACAGTATTTCGTTAGATTCATATATCAGTACCGTGGTTTCGGTGACCTTTGCAGTTGGTCTTGTATTTGAGTTGCCCATCTTAGTTTATTTTCTGACAAAAATCGGTATCATCACTCCCTCTTTTATGAAAAAAAACAGGAAGTACATGTTGGTAATCCTGTTGATCATTTCGGCGATTATAACCCCACCCGATGTCTTTAGCCAAATTCTGGTTGTTATTCCTTTATATGGGCTTTATGAATTAAGTATCAGCCTTTCAAAAAGGGTTTATAAAAAGCGGGTGATTGAAATGGAGGATTAG
- a CDS encoding OsmC family protein, whose amino-acid sequence MITTKTKYIGGLRTEAQHQQSGIKIITDAPIDNQGKGEAFSPTDLVATALGSCMITIVGIAANNHHFNIDGTQIEITKVMASDPRRISEVIIDFTFPPNNYTEKQKKIIEVSALTCPVAKSLHPDLKQSVNFKYC is encoded by the coding sequence ATGATAACTACAAAGACAAAATACATTGGAGGATTAAGGACAGAAGCACAGCATCAACAATCCGGTATCAAAATTATTACGGATGCACCCATCGATAATCAGGGAAAAGGGGAAGCTTTTTCGCCGACTGATTTAGTAGCTACTGCACTTGGAAGTTGCATGATAACGATTGTTGGAATTGCTGCCAACAACCATCATTTCAATATTGACGGTACTCAAATAGAAATCACCAAAGTGATGGCTTCTGATCCCAGAAGGATTTCTGAAGTAATTATTGATTTTACTTTTCCACCAAATAACTATACTGAAAAACAGAAAAAAATTATTGAAGTCTCTGCATTGACATGCCCCGTTGCAAAAAGTTTACATCCCGATTTAAAACAAAGCGTAAATTTTAAATATTGCTAG
- a CDS encoding response regulator transcription factor gives MSERIKILLVEDDPNLSLVLLDYLEMLGYEIKLCKDGEEGLKAFKRHRFDLCVFDVMMPKKDGFSLAEDIRATNQIIPIIFLTAKSLKEDRIKGFQLGCDDYITKPFSTEELSLRIRAILKRCQVIQETNNGTESNYQIGIFSFDSKNMTLRTSDLEYNLTRKESGLLKLLCLHKNKLLSREYALKMIWGENDYFIGRSMDVFIAKLRKYLKADPNISINNVHGTGFKLEVIEKAQEK, from the coding sequence ATGAGTGAAAGAATTAAAATATTGCTGGTTGAGGATGATCCCAACTTAAGTCTGGTTCTCCTCGATTATTTAGAAATGCTTGGATACGAGATAAAACTTTGTAAAGATGGCGAAGAAGGGTTGAAAGCATTTAAACGTCATCGTTTTGATTTGTGTGTGTTTGATGTAATGATGCCCAAAAAAGATGGCTTTAGTCTGGCTGAAGATATCCGTGCCACCAATCAGATAATCCCGATCATTTTTCTTACTGCAAAATCATTAAAAGAAGATCGGATTAAGGGTTTTCAGCTTGGTTGCGACGATTATATAACAAAACCATTTAGCACTGAAGAACTTAGCCTTCGGATCAGAGCAATTTTAAAACGTTGTCAAGTTATACAGGAGACCAATAATGGTACTGAATCTAATTATCAGATCGGGATATTTTCATTTGATTCAAAGAATATGACCTTGCGAACATCGGATCTTGAATACAACTTAACCAGAAAAGAATCGGGTTTACTAAAACTTTTATGTTTGCACAAAAATAAATTGCTTTCAAGAGAATATGCATTGAAAATGATATGGGGCGAAAATGATTATTTTATCGGGAGAAGCATGGATGTTTTCATCGCCAAACTCCGAAAATACCTAAAGGCCGATCCCAATATTTCAATAAATAATGTGCATGGAACCGGATTCAAGCTTGAGGTTATTGAAAAAGCCCAAGAGAAATAG